Within the Flavobacterium sp. CG_23.5 genome, the region GTTTGAGTTAGATAATTCTCGATAACCACTTCATTTTCCACTCGCTTTCCTTCTTTCTCTGCCCAATCTTTTAGAAACTGAAACAATCTAGTTTTAGCATCTTTTGAAATCAAATTAGAGTAACTGTTTTTGATGCGCTTCATCTTCAATCCTACAAATTTAGTATAGGACAAGGCCAAGCTAGGGTTTCGCAATAATAAATCTTCGAAATCAGATAGTAGAAAGCTACAAATTGCCACATCATCGGAAAGGACTTTAGCATATTCATTAGTCTGATCATCTGTTTCTAAAGTGAGTTCCCCAAATAAATCTCCTTTTTGAATAATATCTTTTATCGTTTCGTTTCCGTCTTCATCAACAGCTACGATTTTAATATTTCCTTTTTTAAGCAAAAAAATTCGAGGCACATCCGATGAGGAAAAATAAATGATCTCCCCCTTATTTGCTTTTTTAAAACCTGTAATAATACACAATTGTCTGATTTGTCCGAAACTTAAAGTCCGAAACAATTTGTGATCGCGTAAATACCAATATTTTAAATCTTCATACATAAAAGTAAATCTTTGAGTAAATGTATTAAAAAAACGACTTAAAAAACAAAACCCTTTCCAATCGAAATTGGAAAGGGTTTTAATAGCTATAAAATTTTATCTAAGAAACTAGTGTTCTTGAGATTACAATACGTTGGATCTCTGAAGTTCCTTCATAAATCTGAGTAATTTTAGCATCACGCATCATACGTTCCACATGATATTCGGCTACATAACCATTTCCACCATGAATCTGTACGGCTTCAATAGTCGTGTCCATTGCAGTTTGAGAAGCGAATAACTTGGCCATTGCTCCTGATTGAGAAATATCCATTCCTAAATCTTTTTCGGAAGCAGCTTTAAAACATAACATTTTAGCTGCCATAATTTGAGTTGCCATATCGGCTAATTTGAAAGCGATTGCTTGGTGTTTGAAAATTTCTTTTCCAAAAGCTTTACGCTCTTGAGAATATTTCAAAGCCAATTCATAAGCACCTGTAGCTATACCCAATGCTTGAGAAGCAATACCTATTCTTCCTCCGTTTAATACGCTCATGGCGAAATTAAATCCAAATCCATCTGCTCCTATTCGGTTTTCTTTAGGCACTTTAACATCGGTAAACATTAAAGAATGCGTATCAGACCCGCGAATTCCCATTTTCTTTTCTTTTAGACCAATATCAAAACCAGCCCAACCTTTCTCCACTATAAAAGCATTGATTCCTTTATGTCCTTTTTCAACGTCAGTTTGAGCAATTACGATATAAGTAGATGCAGACGATCCGTTTGTAATCCAGTTTTTGGTACCATTTAATAAGTAATGATCTCCTTTATCAATTGCAGTGGTTTTTTGTGAAGTAGCATCAGATCCCGCTTCTGGTTCCGACAAACAAAAAGCACCAATAACTTCCCCTTTGGCAAGAGGAACTAAATATTTAAGTTTTTGCTCTTCATTGCAATATTTCTCTATTCCCGCACAAACCAACGAGTTATTTACTGACATGATAACTGCCGCAGAGGCATCAATTTTTGCAATTTCAGTAACTGCCAAAATATAAGAAACGCTATCAAGTCCTGAACCACCATATTTAGGATCAACCATCATTCCTAGAAAACCAAGTTCTGCCATTTGCTTAACTTGCTCTGTAGGAAATTTTGAGTGTTCATCTCTTTCAATTACTCCCGGCAACAATTCGTTTTGAGCAAAATCTCTAGCGGCTTGTTGAATCATTAACTGCTCTTCGGTTAGATTAAAATCCATAATTATATAAAATAAAAAAGTTGTGAATTACTTAAAAAAAGTAGCCAAAGATACTTTTTTCTTGTGAATTTATCAATTCTGATTCGTAAATTTGGGATATGGAAACAGAAAACTATAACGTTATAGGAGTAATGTCAGGAACTTCGCTGGATGGAATTGATTTGGCTCATATTCAATTTAGAGTAGAGAGTCAAGAATGGGCTTTCGAAATAATTGAAAGTGAAACTATTAGCTATAGTTCCGATTGGGTTACTAGCCTAAAAATGGCTGTGGGCTTCTCCATAAACGAATTAGATGATTTAAACCAAAAGTACACCGAACTTCTCGCCACGACCATCTCTAATTTCATTAAAAAGTATAATATCGAAAACATCGATGCCGTTTGCTCGCATGGTCATACCATTTTACAC harbors:
- a CDS encoding acyl-CoA dehydrogenase family protein, whose protein sequence is MDFNLTEEQLMIQQAARDFAQNELLPGVIERDEHSKFPTEQVKQMAELGFLGMMVDPKYGGSGLDSVSYILAVTEIAKIDASAAVIMSVNNSLVCAGIEKYCNEEQKLKYLVPLAKGEVIGAFCLSEPEAGSDATSQKTTAIDKGDHYLLNGTKNWITNGSSASTYIVIAQTDVEKGHKGINAFIVEKGWAGFDIGLKEKKMGIRGSDTHSLMFTDVKVPKENRIGADGFGFNFAMSVLNGGRIGIASQALGIATGAYELALKYSQERKAFGKEIFKHQAIAFKLADMATQIMAAKMLCFKAASEKDLGMDISQSGAMAKLFASQTAMDTTIEAVQIHGGNGYVAEYHVERMMRDAKITQIYEGTSEIQRIVISRTLVS
- a CDS encoding Crp/Fnr family transcriptional regulator; the encoded protein is MYEDLKYWYLRDHKLFRTLSFGQIRQLCIITGFKKANKGEIIYFSSSDVPRIFLLKKGNIKIVAVDEDGNETIKDIIQKGDLFGELTLETDDQTNEYAKVLSDDVAICSFLLSDFEDLLLRNPSLALSYTKFVGLKMKRIKNSYSNLISKDAKTRLFQFLKDWAEKEGKRVENEVVIENYLTQTDIAQIICTSRQTATQLLNEMETNGILLYNRKEIVILDVTKL